The following proteins are co-located in the Lagenorhynchus albirostris chromosome 2, mLagAlb1.1, whole genome shotgun sequence genome:
- the ATP5IF1 gene encoding ATPase inhibitor, mitochondrial isoform X1, with translation MAATALAARTRFGVWSVWAMQGRGFGSESADNLGSSAGAVRDAGGAFGKKEQAEEERYFRNWKHWKGTKSFRAGKGTKKYKEMYANTSHVGATRHNLSISRCHREKTAICKPGRELSPVHEHAGTLSWTSRLQNCDKINFGFLSYPVYDILLWQPGLRKASITFTEINF, from the exons ATGGCAGCCACGGCATTGGCGGCGCGGACGCGGTTCGGCGTGTGGAGCGTCTGGGCCATGCAGGGCCGGGGCTTCGGCTCGGAATCG GCAGACAATCTCGGCTCCAGTGCGGGCGCGGTCCGGGACGCCGGTGGAGCCTTCGGAAAAAAAGAGCAGGCCGAAGAGGAGCGATACTTCCG GAATTGGAAACACTGGAAAGGAACAAAAAGCTTCAGAGCAGGCAAAGGAACAAAGAAGTACAAGGAGATGTACGCCAACACTTCACATGTTGGTGCCACCCGACACAACCTCTCAATTAGCAGATGCCACAG ggagaagacagccatttgcaagccaggaagagagctctcccCAGTACATGAACATGCTGGCACcttatcttggacttccaggctccagaactgtgacaaaatTAATTTCGGTTTTTTAAGCTACCcggtctatgatattttgttatggcagcccggcCTAAGGAAGGCATCAATAACATTCAcagaaataaacttctaa
- the ATP5IF1 gene encoding ATPase inhibitor, mitochondrial isoform X2 — protein MGEEEEVWNWKHWKGTKSFRAGKGTKKYKEMYANTSHVGATRHNLSISRCHREKTAICKPGRELSPVHEHAGTLSWTSRLQNCDKINFGFLSYPVYDILLWQPGLRKASITFTEINF, from the exons atgggggaggaggaggaagtgtg GAATTGGAAACACTGGAAAGGAACAAAAAGCTTCAGAGCAGGCAAAGGAACAAAGAAGTACAAGGAGATGTACGCCAACACTTCACATGTTGGTGCCACCCGACACAACCTCTCAATTAGCAGATGCCACAG ggagaagacagccatttgcaagccaggaagagagctctcccCAGTACATGAACATGCTGGCACcttatcttggacttccaggctccagaactgtgacaaaatTAATTTCGGTTTTTTAAGCTACCcggtctatgatattttgttatggcagcccggcCTAAGGAAGGCATCAATAACATTCAcagaaataaacttctaa
- the ATP5IF1 gene encoding ATPase inhibitor, mitochondrial isoform X4, translating into MAATALAARTRFGVWSVWAMQGRGFGSESADNLGSSAGAVRDAGGAFGKKEQAEEERYFRNWKHWKGTKSFRAGKGTKKYKEMYANTSHVGATRHNLSISRCHR; encoded by the exons ATGGCAGCCACGGCATTGGCGGCGCGGACGCGGTTCGGCGTGTGGAGCGTCTGGGCCATGCAGGGCCGGGGCTTCGGCTCGGAATCG GCAGACAATCTCGGCTCCAGTGCGGGCGCGGTCCGGGACGCCGGTGGAGCCTTCGGAAAAAAAGAGCAGGCCGAAGAGGAGCGATACTTCCG GAATTGGAAACACTGGAAAGGAACAAAAAGCTTCAGAGCAGGCAAAGGAACAAAGAAGTACAAGGAGATGTACGCCAACACTTCACATGTTGGTGCCACCCGACACAACCTCTCAATTAGCAGATGCCACAG ATGA
- the ATP5IF1 gene encoding ATPase inhibitor, mitochondrial isoform X3, translating into MAATALAARTRFGVWSVWAMQGRGFGSESADNLGSSAGAVRDAGGAFGKKEQAEEERYFRARAKEQLAALKKHHENEISHHMKEIEHLQKEIERHKQSIKKLKRDDD; encoded by the exons ATGGCAGCCACGGCATTGGCGGCGCGGACGCGGTTCGGCGTGTGGAGCGTCTGGGCCATGCAGGGCCGGGGCTTCGGCTCGGAATCG GCAGACAATCTCGGCTCCAGTGCGGGCGCGGTCCGGGACGCCGGTGGAGCCTTCGGAAAAAAAGAGCAGGCCGAAGAGGAGCGATACTTCCG AGCTCGTGCTAAAGAACAGCTGGCAGCCTTGAAGAAACACCATGAAAATGAGATCTCTCATCACATGAAGGAGATTGAGCACCTGCAGAAAGAAATTGAGCGGCACAAGCAGTCAATCAAGAAACTAAAACGTGATGATGATTAA